GGCCACGAGGCCGTCGGCGAGCTCCGGAACGCGGCCGTCGGCGTCGGTGGTGCCCCGTCCGACGAGCACCCAGCCGTCGTCGTGGGCGCGTTCGGCGACGACCGACACCCCGGCGGCAGGGGCGCCGTTGGCGGTGTCGAGCACATGGGTGGACAGGCTCATCCGGGGACTCCTTCACGCAGCAGCGCCTGCAGGCGCAGGGCGGTGATCTGTCGTTGTTCCTCTGCGGCGACGGCGATCTCGGTCTGGTGGGGGTGGTCCAGGCGTTCCTCCAGCGCGTCGAGGATCTCCTCGGCAGAACGGCCTGCGGCGCGGATGAGGAAGACGTGGCCGAAGCGTTCCTCGTACAGGCGGTTGCCCTCGGCGATCCGGTCGAGGATGGCCTGTTCACCGGCCCGGGCATCAGCTTGTTCGCGGGTCGACCAACGCGAGGCGGATCGTTCGCCGATGCGGGGGTGGGCGGACAGGGCCTCGAGCACGTCGTCGGGGCCGACGTTCGTCCAGCACGCGTCGGCGGCACCGAGCAGCCGGCTCGGCCGCCCGAAGGGTCGTCGGGCGAGCATGGCGTCGACCCAGGCGGTCGAGCCGCAGCAGGCCAGCAGCACCTCGCGGGCACGGTCGTCGGTGGCCGCGTCGAGGAGCGCCACGGTGCTGCGCTGCCAGCCCTCGTCGGTGACGAAGCCGCGGGCCCTGAGGCGTGCGACCCCACCGTCGGGGTGGATGCGCAGCTGCAGGTGGGTGGCGACGGTCGGTTCCTCGACGTCGATGACGTGACGGGCGTGGGGCTGCATGGGGTGGTCGAGGACCAGCGGCGTCCAGCCGTCGGTCGGGAGCTCGGCGGGGTCGGCGTCCGCGGCGTCGATGGCGAGGACGTCGCAGCGGTCGGGGTGGTTGCCCTTGAAGTTGGTCGTGTCCAGCTCGATCCGTTCGACCCGGCCGGTCGTGGCCAGCTCGACGATCGCGAAGTCGTGCCCGGGCCCCCGACGGCGGGTGGTCTCCCAGCCGTCCCCCATGTCCCGGCCGTCGCCGACCATCAGCAGGTTGGTCGGTGCGGAGAAGAACGCGTCGGAGCAGCCGACCGCTCGCCCGCCGTTGATGATCGCCGCGAGGTCCAGCCGGCCGCTGTGGTCGGCGGCTCGACGCAGGTCCACCAGCGGTCGTCCCAGCAGCCGCAGGCGTGCCACTCCCCCGTCGGGGTGGATGACGAACCGGACGTGGCTGACCCGCAGCGGGGCGTCGACGTCGAACCGTTGGGCTGCGTCGCCGCGCAGTTCGGTGCGGGGCCGCAGCTGTACCCAGTCGGCGTCGTCGCCCGGTGGGCCGCCATCGGTCAGGGTGCCCCACAGCTCGAACGCCGCCGGGAAGTTGCCGCGGAAGTGGGAGGTGTCGACGAGGACCGCATCGATGACGCCGGTGACGCCGAGGCGGACGATGCACCAGTCGTGGCCGGGATCGCCGCTCGGGTCGCGGCGTCGTCGGGTCTCCCAGCCGTCCATGACCTTGCCGCGGTCGCTGTACGCGAGGGGGTCGAACACCGGTGGCAGCGGCTCGAGCAGGTTCTCCTTGGCGGCGAAGAACTCGTCGTTGGCAGCCAGGACCATGCCGCCGAGCCGGCGGGCGGCCAGGTCGACCAGCCCAGTCGGATCGGGCCGCGTCGGATCGGGCCGGGTCTGATCAGCGGGGTCGTGCATCAGCGCATCCTCCCTCGCGGCGGGCCCACGGGTCGGCCGTTCTCGACGATCGGTGTGCCCGCCAGCCATGTCGTGTCGACCGCGCCGACGACCGTGCGGCCCTGGTACGGCGTGACCGGATGGCGGTGCTCGAGCGCCGCACCGGCGATGGTCCACTCGACGTCGGGGTCGACGACGACGAGGTCGGCACGTGCGCCGGGTGCGATGCGCCCTCGATCGGTCAGGCCGGCGATGCGCGCGGGCCCCTCCCCCATCCACCGCACGACGTCGGTGATGTCGTGACCTCGTTCCTTCGCCGCGGTCCAGACGAGCGGCAACCCGATCTGCAGCGACGCGATACCACCCCATGCGGCCAAGAAGTCGCCGGTGTCGGGGGCCTTGTCCTCGGGCGGGCAGGGTGAGTGGTCGCTGACGATCGCGTCGATGACCCCGTCGGCGAGCAGGTCCCACAGTCGGTCGGCGTTGGCCCGGTCGCGGATCGGGGGTGCGCACTTGAACGCGGTGGCGCCATCGGGGATGTCCCCGGCGTGCAGCGTCAGGTAGTGCGGGCAGGTCTCGACGGTGATCGGCAGGCCCTCGGCCCTCGCGTCGCCGATGACCTCGCCGGCCTCGGCGGCCGACAGGTGGAGGACGTGGACCCGGCCGCCGGTCTCGCGGACTGCGGCGACGAGGGCACGGACGGCGGCGACCTCGGCCTCCGGTGGGCGGCTGTCCAGCCAGGTGTTGTAGCTGCGGGGGTTGCGCAGGTCGAGGGATGCGGCCGCATCCGCGCACACGTCGGGGTCCTCGGCGTGGACGATCAGGGTCGAGCCGAGGTCGGCGATGCGCTGCAGCAGGGGGCTGACATCGGTGGGATGCACGCAGCCGTACTCGGGCACGCCGGAGTCGCAGAGGAACGCCTTGAACCCACGCACCCCGGCGTCGTGCAGCGCCGCCAGCTCGGCGGCGTTGCCGGGAACGGCCCCGCCCCACACGGCGACGTCGACGTGCAGCTTGCCCTCGGCGGCATCCCGCTTGGCCTGCAGCGCCGCGACGTCGACCGTCGGCGGGATGCAGTTGAGCGGCATGTCCACGATCGTGGTGATGCCCCCGGCCGCCGCCGCCCTCGTGGCGGTGAAGAACCCCTCCCAGCGGGTGCGACCCGGTTCGTTGACGTGCACATGGCTGTCGACCAGGCCCGGAAGCAGAACCAGGCGATCGTCGAGGTCTACGACGTCCGTGCCACGAGGGACGCCGTCGGTCACCGCCACGATCATCCCGTCGCGCACGTGGACCGCCGCAGGCCGGATCCCCTCGGGAGTCACGACCTGCCGGGCGCGAAGCACCAGGTCAGCAGGGAGCGATCGTGCGTCGAGCTCTGACATCAGGGACGGAACCTCGCGTGCCCATCGCGGTCCGTCAACAGGAACCCCCGCCGCCGGTCGCGTCCGTCACCGCTGACCCCGGTCGCACCTTGCAGCGACAACCGCAGCACCCGCCACCTTGGCCCAGCGCGCGACCAAGAAGGAGGCCGGTCGCACCTTGCAGCGACAACCGCCGCCCAACCGCGACGACGGTTGGGCGAGCCCGCTCGTCACCCCGTGGGCATGCGCCCGGCTCGGCAGGTCTCGCAAGGGACACCAGCAACCGCCGCCGTGGCCCGCAGCGCTCGGAGCCGAGCGTTCATCCGTGACTTCGCCTGCTTCGTCACGGTGCCGACCACGTACCGGCCGCGGCCGACCCGCCGGGCGCGGCCGCGAGCCAGCTCGTAGCGCAGCTGGTCCGAGATGACCTTGCCCGCTCGGCCGGCGATGAGGAATCCGCGCTCCTCCACCGTGTCGGCCAGCTCGGCACAGGACCACGAGCCACCCGACTCGAGCAGGACGATGACCAGGAGCTCGCGCAATCGGCGACCCGAGATCGGGATGGGACCGGTTGCGCCGGCTCGACATTCCAACGGACTTCTGCACCCGGCAGGACCGGCGCCTCCCGCACCCCCGCTTGCCGCACGACTGGCGACGGCCCCGGCACGGCGTTCGTCCGCGCCATCGCCCTCTTCGAGGACTGTCCTGGATGACCTCGGGACCGGGGATCGAGCTGGGTTGGGGAGCTGAGACGCCATGCCCGAACTGTCGTCGACCTGCGTCCACGGAGGGCCGACGGGGCAGGATCGCCTGTGGAGAAACACCGATTGTCGCTGCAAGGTGCGACCACACACCTGTGGTGCGCACCGAGCAGGAGCTCAGCTGCCAGCAACCACCTCCTCGCGCAGCTCAGCCATGCGATCGATCTCGATTCGCTGGTCGGCGTCGATGTGGCTGGCCATGGTGAACAGGTCATTGTCCTGACCGCTGCCGTCCTCCAGCGCGTACAGGTCCTCCACCATCAGCAGGGCGCCCTCGTGGTGGAACGTCATGGCGTCGAGGAAGAGCAGGTCGAACTCCACGCCGTCGGCGGCAGCCAGCCGGTCCATCTGCTCACCGGTCAGCATCCCCGGCATCATGTGCTCGCCGTGGTCGCCCCTCGCGTGGGCTGACCCAGGACCGACGTCGGGCACGGGTTCACCCCGGGCCTCCAGCCAGCTGACCATCAGGTCGATCTCGTCGTACTGGGAGATGTCCATCCGCTCGGCGAAGGACGCCAGGGCGTCGATCGAGGTGCGGTCGGCGACGAGGGCGGTCATGTCGAGGGCCTGCGCGTGGTGGTGCAGCATGCCGGCCACGAACGCCACGTCAGCTGGGGTGTGCGGCGGCGGTTCGATGGCCGCGGCCGCCTCGGCGCTGATCCGCTCGGGTGCCTCGCCGGGCGCGCCGGCCTGCAGCACGACCGGTCCGGACGTGGGCGCGGCAGCCGCATCCTGTCCTCGAGTGCAGCCGCTTCCGAACACCGCGAGCACGACGACGAGAAGGGCGAGCAACGGATGGTGGGCCCCGGAGGGGGCGGGCAGGCGCCCGCCCCCTCCGGTGCGATGGGTCGTCCCCAAGGGGGTTACCTCGCCACCACGTCGGCCAGCGCCAGCAGGGCGTTGCGCAGGCCGACCTCCTGGGAGGAGTCTCCGCTCACCTGGTTGCTGACGGCACGCAGCTGCGCCGCGGCGTTGTTGCGGGACGCCGGGCTCGTGGCTGCCTCGGCACGGTCGACGAACTTCTTCACGTTCGCGCTCGTGTTGGCGGCAAGCACGCCTGCCCGGTCGGCGGCGGCGTGCCAGGCCCGCACCGTCAGGTACGTGGTTGGCCACACGATCGGCTGCTGGTGCTGCACGTTGGTCGTGGAGGTCACGACCTGGCGTGCGGCGTCGAGCTCGAGCTGGGTCAGCGCGGGGCTCGGGGTCAGGGCGAACGTGTCGACACCACGGGCGATCTCGTTGCCGACGATCGTGCCGTTCCACCAGTAGGAGGACCAGAACCCGCCGGTCAGGAGCCGGGTGGGGTCGACCGGACCGCGGTCGAAGTAGGCGATCTCCACCGGGTTGGCGGAATCGGTGAAGTCGAAGACGGTCGTGCCGCCCTGGTACCAGGCCTGCACCATGATGTCGCGGCCGGGAACGGGGACCAGCGAGCCGTTGTGGGCGACGCAGTTCTCCTGGGCCGTCTGGACCATGGGCAGCTTGAAGTAGCTGCGCCATTCCATCGTCGGCCCGTCGGGGGTCTGCACGATGTCGAAGATGGCGTTGGCACCCCAGCTCAGCGGGTCGGTCGCCCGGCAGCGTGCGCCGGAGCCACCGCCCCACTCGTCGGTGAAGATGACCTTGGTGCCGTCGTTGTTGAACGTGGCGGAGTGCCAGTACGCGAAGTTGAAGTCACGGACGTTGGCGATCCGTCGCGGGTTCGGGGGGTCGGTGATGTCCAGCAGCAGGCCGTCACCCTGGCACGCGCCGGCCGCAAGGCCGATCGCCGGGTAGGACGTGATGTCGTGGCAGGCCGACGTCTGCGAGGCCGACTGGCCACCGGGTTCGCGGCCCGAGCCCTCCGGGTAGTTGGGCTGGGGGTTGGGGAACGCAAGGCCGTTGAGGGACCCGTTGGCGTGATCGGCCTCACAGCTGTTGTCGCCACAGGTGCTCATGATGCGGGCGTTGCGGTTGACGATCGCCGCCGTCTCCGGTGCGGCCAGCGGGACCTCGATCACGGTGATCGAGAAGTTGGACGTGTTGGGGTCCACCAGCGAGCTGGCGCTCGAGCAGCCGGGCAGCTCCGTTGCCGCGCGAACGCTGGAGGTCATGGAGACGTAGATCCACAGCGTGTCCTCGACACCGGGCTTGGTGACGATGGTGTGGGTGTGGGACCCCCGGCAGGTCTGGACGCCGGGCAGCTGCACGGGGGTTGTCAGGTCGGAGATGTCCCAGATGCGGATGCCGCGGAAGCGGGTCTCGGCGGTGGCACCGCCGCCGGCGCTGCAGTCGATCTTCGCGGCGGTGGACTCCACCGACATGAACAGCAGGTTGCCGTGGACCGACACGTCGTTCTGGCTGCCGGGGCAGATGACGGACGTGGTGTGCACGGGCGCCGCCGGGTCGGTGACGTCGTAGAGGTTGAAGCCGTTGTAGTTGCCCGACACGGCGTACCGGCGGCCGTCCCGCTCGAAGAACGCGAGGTCGGAGTTGGTGCTGGCACCGGGGGCCAGGGGCATGCTGGCGAGTCGCTGCATGTTCAACGACGCCTCACCGGCCGTGTTCCCGGGCCCACCGGGGAGGCCGACGCGGGGGTCGTCGGTGGTCGGGTACTCGGGTGCGAGCGCGGCCTCCTCCGCCCCGATGGACTCCATGCCATGGGACTCGTCGAGTGGCTGGCCGTCGCCGTCGTCGGCGGGAAGGTCCTCGCCGGCGGTCGGCAGCGCGGCGGCTGGGACGGCGAGTCCCAGCACGAGCAGCACGGACAACGCGAGGACGACCAGCCGGCCCGGGGG
The nucleotide sequence above comes from Euzebya pacifica. Encoded proteins:
- the alc gene encoding allantoicase encodes the protein MHDPADQTRPDPTRPDPTGLVDLAARRLGGMVLAANDEFFAAKENLLEPLPPVFDPLAYSDRGKVMDGWETRRRRDPSGDPGHDWCIVRLGVTGVIDAVLVDTSHFRGNFPAAFELWGTLTDGGPPGDDADWVQLRPRTELRGDAAQRFDVDAPLRVSHVRFVIHPDGGVARLRLLGRPLVDLRRAADHSGRLDLAAIINGGRAVGCSDAFFSAPTNLLMVGDGRDMGDGWETTRRRGPGHDFAIVELATTGRVERIELDTTNFKGNHPDRCDVLAIDAADADPAELPTDGWTPLVLDHPMQPHARHVIDVEEPTVATHLQLRIHPDGGVARLRARGFVTDEGWQRSTVALLDAATDDRAREVLLACCGSTAWVDAMLARRPFGRPSRLLGAADACWTNVGPDDVLEALSAHPRIGERSASRWSTREQADARAGEQAILDRIAEGNRLYEERFGHVFLIRAAGRSAEEILDALEERLDHPHQTEIAVAAEEQRQITALRLQALLREGVPG
- the allB gene encoding allantoinase AllB, whose product is MSELDARSLPADLVLRARQVVTPEGIRPAAVHVRDGMIVAVTDGVPRGTDVVDLDDRLVLLPGLVDSHVHVNEPGRTRWEGFFTATRAAAAGGITTIVDMPLNCIPPTVDVAALQAKRDAAEGKLHVDVAVWGGAVPGNAAELAALHDAGVRGFKAFLCDSGVPEYGCVHPTDVSPLLQRIADLGSTLIVHAEDPDVCADAAASLDLRNPRSYNTWLDSRPPEAEVAAVRALVAAVRETGGRVHVLHLSAAEAGEVIGDARAEGLPITVETCPHYLTLHAGDIPDGATAFKCAPPIRDRANADRLWDLLADGVIDAIVSDHSPCPPEDKAPDTGDFLAAWGGIASLQIGLPLVWTAAKERGHDITDVVRWMGEGPARIAGLTDRGRIAPGARADLVVVDPDVEWTIAGAALEHRHPVTPYQGRTVVGAVDTTWLAGTPIVENGRPVGPPRGRMR
- a CDS encoding DUF305 domain-containing protein; amino-acid sequence: MGTTHRTGGGGRLPAPSGAHHPLLALLVVVLAVFGSGCTRGQDAAAAPTSGPVVLQAGAPGEAPERISAEAAAAIEPPPHTPADVAFVAGMLHHHAQALDMTALVADRTSIDALASFAERMDISQYDEIDLMVSWLEARGEPVPDVGPGSAHARGDHGEHMMPGMLTGEQMDRLAAADGVEFDLLFLDAMTFHHEGALLMVEDLYALEDGSGQDNDLFTMASHIDADQRIEIDRMAELREEVVAGS
- a CDS encoding LVIVD repeat-containing protein, with the translated sequence MHPSTHRTTTTQPPGRLVVLALSVLLVLGLAVPAAALPTAGEDLPADDGDGQPLDESHGMESIGAEEAALAPEYPTTDDPRVGLPGGPGNTAGEASLNMQRLASMPLAPGASTNSDLAFFERDGRRYAVSGNYNGFNLYDVTDPAAPVHTTSVICPGSQNDVSVHGNLLFMSVESTAAKIDCSAGGGATAETRFRGIRIWDISDLTTPVQLPGVQTCRGSHTHTIVTKPGVEDTLWIYVSMTSSVRAATELPGCSSASSLVDPNTSNFSITVIEVPLAAPETAAIVNRNARIMSTCGDNSCEADHANGSLNGLAFPNPQPNYPEGSGREPGGQSASQTSACHDITSYPAIGLAAGACQGDGLLLDITDPPNPRRIANVRDFNFAYWHSATFNNDGTKVIFTDEWGGGSGARCRATDPLSWGANAIFDIVQTPDGPTMEWRSYFKLPMVQTAQENCVAHNGSLVPVPGRDIMVQAWYQGGTTVFDFTDSANPVEIAYFDRGPVDPTRLLTGGFWSSYWWNGTIVGNEIARGVDTFALTPSPALTQLELDAARQVVTSTTNVQHQQPIVWPTTYLTVRAWHAAADRAGVLAANTSANVKKFVDRAEAATSPASRNNAAAQLRAVSNQVSGDSSQEVGLRNALLALADVVAR